The Aulosira sp. FACHB-615 genome includes a window with the following:
- a CDS encoding serine/threonine-protein kinase translates to MLRNRYRPIQLLGKGGFGKTYLAEDLDKLNERCVIKQFAPRVQGTAAINKATELFEQEARRLQQLGEHPQIPTLLAYFEEENNLYLVQQFINGQNLLAEFKQQGTFKEEKIWEVLLDLLNILKTVHQNQVIHRDIKPENIIRRSTDNKLVLIDFGISKQLTMTVTTSPGTIIGSRGYAPLEQMQDGKAYPASDLYSVGATCFHLLSGSHPGRMSEQLGNGWVSAWRKHLQQPLSSKLEKILDKLLQKDYQQRYQSAEEVLQDFSSPLPSPSPVHPTDAVVVTQPPSSLPVTLRNQPQPGISPAPVKPKVAPKKASRQNTNWRTRFLVGAAIPIIGTQIYGSVRYGLFPTNPIYVIASIPSGVLLQKTLIGREVSSVAISPDGNTFASDASETTSKLRNIQLWNVATGKQIRTLTDSGFVFSIAISPDGKTLASGGLYTTIKLWNLATGEQIRTLKGHSYVVGSVAFSPNGETLASGEADKTIKLWNIATGEQIGTLSGHSNVVRSVAFTPDGKTLASGSEDNTIKLWNIATGELIHTLKGHSKRVISVAISPDGKTLVSGSWDDTIKLWNIATGQEIRTLAGHSTYVGSVAISPDGKTIASGSFDNTIKLWNLATGEQICTLTGHSFAVISVAFSPDAKTIVSSDSDTIKIWRLK, encoded by the coding sequence GTGCTGAGAAATCGCTATCGCCCAATTCAATTACTAGGAAAAGGGGGATTCGGGAAAACCTATTTAGCAGAAGATTTAGACAAGCTGAATGAACGTTGTGTAATCAAGCAATTTGCGCCGCGAGTACAGGGAACTGCGGCAATAAACAAAGCCACAGAACTATTTGAGCAAGAAGCAAGGCGACTGCAACAACTAGGAGAACATCCGCAGATTCCCACACTGTTGGCGTATTTTGAAGAAGAAAATAATCTGTATTTAGTGCAGCAGTTTATCAACGGACAGAATTTATTAGCTGAATTCAAACAACAGGGAACTTTCAAGGAAGAAAAAATCTGGGAAGTTTTGCTTGATTTATTAAATATCCTGAAAACGGTTCATCAAAACCAAGTTATTCACCGCGATATCAAACCAGAAAATATCATTCGTCGCAGCACTGACAACAAGTTAGTCTTGATAGATTTTGGGATTTCCAAGCAACTCACCATGACAGTTACCACTAGCCCAGGAACAATAATTGGTTCCCGTGGTTATGCGCCATTAGAACAAATGCAGGATGGTAAAGCTTATCCAGCGAGTGATTTATATAGTGTCGGTGCAACTTGCTTTCACTTACTGAGTGGAAGTCACCCTGGGAGAATGTCGGAACAACTAGGTAATGGGTGGGTTTCTGCTTGGCGGAAGCATTTGCAACAACCACTAAGCAGCAAATTAGAGAAGATTCTTGATAAGTTACTGCAAAAAGATTATCAGCAACGTTACCAATCTGCTGAGGAAGTTTTACAGGATTTTAGTTCACCGTTACCATCACCTTCACCAGTACACCCAACTGATGCAGTAGTTGTAACTCAACCACCATCATCATTACCTGTGACATTACGCAATCAGCCTCAACCTGGAATATCACCAGCACCAGTAAAGCCAAAAGTAGCACCAAAAAAGGCATCTAGACAAAATACTAATTGGAGAACAAGATTCTTGGTAGGTGCTGCTATTCCAATAATTGGAACTCAAATATATGGTTCTGTTCGATATGGCTTATTTCCAACTAATCCCATATATGTAATTGCCAGCATACCAAGCGGAGTTTTATTGCAAAAAACCCTCATAGGGCGCGAGGTTTCTTCCGTCGCCATCAGCCCAGATGGTAACACCTTTGCTAGTGATGCTTCGGAGACAACCAGTAAACTGCGGAATATTCAACTGTGGAATGTCGCAACGGGAAAGCAAATCCGCACCCTTACAGATTCTGGCTTTGTTTTTTCCATCGCCATTAGTCCAGATGGCAAAACCCTTGCTAGTGGTGGTTTGTATACAACCATCAAACTGTGGAATCTGGCAACCGGAGAGCAAATCCGTACTCTCAAAGGACATTCTTACGTGGTCGGTTCCGTCGCCTTCAGCCCAAATGGCGAAACCCTTGCCAGTGGCGAAGCTGACAAAACCATCAAACTGTGGAATATCGCAACTGGAGAACAAATCGGCACTCTCAGTGGGCATTCTAACGTAGTCCGTTCCGTCGCCTTTACCCCAGATGGCAAAACCCTTGCCAGTGGTAGTGAGGACAATACTATCAAACTATGGAATATCGCAACAGGAGAGCTAATCCACACCCTGAAAGGACATTCTAAACGGGTTATTTCCGTCGCCATCAGCCCAGATGGCAAAACCCTTGTCAGTGGTAGTTGGGACGATACCATCAAACTATGGAATATCGCAACAGGACAGGAAATTCGCACCCTTGCAGGGCATTCTACCTATGTTGGTTCCGTCGCCATCAGTCCAGATGGCAAAACTATTGCTAGTGGTAGTTTTGACAACACCATCAAACTGTGGAATTTGGCAACAGGAGAGCAAATCTGCACCCTGACTGGGCATTCCTTCGCAGTTATTTCTGTTGCTTTTAGCCCAGATGCTAAAACTATTGTCAGTAGTGATTCCGATACTATCAAAATTTGGCGGCTAAAGTAG
- a CDS encoding CPBP family intramembrane glutamic endopeptidase, with protein sequence MKNNLTRLAQRPAPIRLGCFILMLLLLWLPFAAPIYLLVRDANLVSILTMVLLYVEFIVLLKLWGKYVYQQPQILQHYGLDTTPHNRIDLLRGLAIGFTNIWLLFGIESLLGWLVWQQPKVFLLKIVIEGVIVGLAVGFAEELLFRGWLLDELERDYNQRVALWTDAVVFATLHFIKPLEAIIQTLPQFPALVVLGLTQVWAKRWRRGRLGLPIGLHGGLVGGYYMINVGGLVQYTGVVPDWVTGVYQNPLMGLMGLFLMSVLAVWMSRRGKRSHL encoded by the coding sequence ATGAAAAACAACCTTACCCGTTTAGCTCAACGCCCTGCCCCTATTCGGCTGGGTTGTTTTATTTTAATGCTGTTGCTGCTATGGTTACCTTTTGCTGCACCAATTTACTTACTAGTGCGTGATGCTAACTTAGTAAGTATTTTGACAATGGTTTTACTATATGTAGAATTTATTGTGCTGTTGAAGCTATGGGGTAAATACGTTTACCAGCAACCTCAGATATTGCAGCATTATGGCTTGGACACCACGCCACACAACAGAATAGATTTGCTGCGTGGTTTGGCTATAGGTTTTACTAATATTTGGCTACTTTTTGGCATAGAAAGTCTTTTAGGTTGGCTGGTATGGCAACAACCGAAAGTTTTCTTACTAAAAATAGTTATAGAAGGCGTAATTGTCGGCTTGGCTGTGGGGTTTGCCGAGGAGTTATTATTTCGCGGCTGGTTACTGGATGAATTAGAACGCGACTACAACCAGCGTGTTGCATTATGGACGGATGCTGTTGTCTTTGCTACCTTGCATTTTATTAAACCATTGGAGGCAATTATTCAAACTCTGCCACAGTTCCCAGCTTTAGTAGTTTTGGGGTTAACGCAGGTATGGGCGAAGCGTTGGCGTAGAGGACGTTTAGGCTTACCAATTGGTTTACATGGTGGTTTAGTTGGCGGCTACTACATGATTAATGTTGGTGGATTAGTTCAATATACGGGTGTAGTACCTGATTGGGTTACGGGAGTATATCAAAATCCTTTGATGGGTTTGATGGGGTTATTTTTGATGAGTGTTTTGGCGGTATGGATGAGTAGGAGAGGGAAGCGATCGCACCTTTGA
- a CDS encoding type II toxin-antitoxin system RelE/ParE family toxin, with the protein MAQFPKLGRQRDEILPGIRSLPIDNYLILYMPIGEDVEIFRVISGYRDLSSLFHDDDD; encoded by the coding sequence ATTGCTCAATTCCCAAAATTAGGACGACAGCGTGATGAAATTTTACCAGGTATTCGTAGTCTTCCTATAGATAATTATCTCATCCTTTATATGCCCATAGGAGAAGATGTCGAGATTTTCCGTGTGATTAGTGGTTATCGAGATTTATCATCACTATTTCACGATGATGATGATTGA
- a CDS encoding type II toxin-antitoxin system ParD family antitoxin, whose translation MQIFLPPEVEALLQRQLKSGKYHNAVDVIVAGIKLLEQQEEDIYQGRLGELQMEARIGLEASQEGKVVEGSTAMAQIRANLRLRYGVSDEV comes from the coding sequence ATGCAAATCTTTTTGCCCCCAGAGGTAGAAGCCCTGCTACAACGCCAACTAAAAAGCGGTAAATATCATAATGCCGTTGACGTTATTGTTGCAGGCATAAAACTACTAGAACAGCAAGAAGAAGACATATATCAAGGACGACTGGGAGAGCTTCAGATGGAAGCACGTATTGGATTGGAAGCATCCCAGGAGGGTAAAGTAGTTGAGGGATCAACTGCAATGGCTCAAATCCGTGCCAATTTGAGATTGCGCTACGGTGTCTCAGACGAAGTATGA
- a CDS encoding DICT sensory domain-containing protein, whose amino-acid sequence MLEGSILQKLENAHRHSTRPIRFGVYYKNTLVALCHALEDHVLADQGQPLVITAFQRGKWYLQEAERYADIAKCSREIVIMASPDAGFAEHPTSKLPNVDLVALDSSDPVAQEWHLIILSPEYTAMVLCQELSEADYGAGGLPDSDLERKFYGLWTFEPELVKETAELAIAHIQQYNPELAAKLITHKETIQPRLAAPEDLSTVVSRVVDYLQTGQESLSIPTAPRQQALDRNLVSNEIQAFLRMAQLIDIADINNPMAAAEVVALSEAMGQLLELPAWQIKRLRLAGLLHRIDPLQKAESVLTPGTSNRYPEEQAPSCPLTCPLVPGVQVLRTMSRLRAVAQIITHQTEWWNGTGEPAGLAGDEIPLESRILALVAEFQWRVNQIKSSHQSREEIFAQALDQCRQQQSTRFDPKLIDALTLLVMGLQQGLDLPVMTTKASNGMWLLDTRWDSHSKSNEEIGSYPK is encoded by the coding sequence ATGTTAGAAGGTTCGATTTTACAAAAGCTGGAAAACGCCCATCGCCATAGCACTAGACCAATTAGATTTGGGGTGTATTATAAAAACACTTTAGTTGCTTTGTGTCATGCTCTCGAAGACCACGTTTTAGCTGATCAGGGTCAACCCTTGGTAATTACCGCTTTCCAACGTGGTAAATGGTATTTGCAAGAAGCCGAAAGATATGCAGACATAGCTAAATGTAGTCGGGAAATAGTGATTATGGCATCCCCCGATGCTGGCTTTGCGGAACATCCTACCAGCAAATTACCGAATGTAGACTTGGTAGCATTAGATTCATCTGATCCGGTGGCGCAGGAATGGCATTTAATTATTCTGTCACCTGAATACACGGCAATGGTACTTTGTCAAGAGTTATCTGAGGCTGATTATGGTGCAGGTGGGCTACCAGATTCTGATTTAGAACGGAAATTCTACGGGTTGTGGACTTTTGAACCAGAGTTAGTGAAGGAAACCGCAGAATTAGCGATCGCGCATATTCAACAATACAACCCAGAACTAGCCGCCAAACTTATTACCCATAAAGAAACAATCCAGCCTCGTTTAGCTGCACCAGAAGACTTAAGTACAGTTGTCTCTCGCGTAGTTGATTACCTGCAAACTGGGCAAGAAAGCTTATCTATTCCGACAGCACCGCGTCAACAAGCGTTAGATCGCAACTTAGTTTCTAACGAAATTCAAGCATTTTTGCGGATGGCGCAGTTAATAGATATTGCCGATATCAACAACCCAATGGCAGCAGCAGAAGTTGTCGCCCTGTCCGAAGCAATGGGACAATTGTTAGAACTACCAGCTTGGCAAATCAAAAGATTGCGCTTGGCAGGTTTGTTACATCGCATAGATCCGCTACAAAAAGCTGAAAGCGTACTTACTCCCGGAACATCCAACCGATACCCAGAAGAACAAGCCCCCAGTTGTCCTTTAACCTGTCCTTTAGTACCAGGCGTACAGGTATTACGCACTATGTCCAGACTCCGGGCTGTGGCTCAAATTATCACCCACCAAACCGAGTGGTGGAATGGTACAGGCGAACCCGCAGGTTTAGCTGGCGATGAAATTCCCCTGGAATCGAGAATTTTGGCATTAGTAGCGGAGTTTCAATGGCGAGTCAATCAAATTAAATCCTCTCATCAAAGTCGGGAAGAAATATTTGCTCAAGCTTTAGACCAATGCCGACAGCAACAATCAACCCGCTTTGACCCTAAACTAATAGATGCCCTAACTTTGTTAGTCATGGGTTTGCAACAAGGACTTGACTTACCCGTGATGACAACCAAAGCCAGCAACGGTATGTGGTTACTAGATACTCGCTGGGATAGTCATAGCAAGAGTAATGAGGAGATTGGTAGTTACCCCAAATGA
- a CDS encoding DUF4079 domain-containing protein: protein MHLPSFLWLWKIAAWSMGLSLLAYIMLAVTGIMMWQARNSQSMPSFPGFPASRGGVRSLHYTMGISMVSLVLLLLAIGIIGTLGHFGSLGHSSHLIAGLIVVFLVLISAVSATQINPSRPWVRTLHITVNIILCAAFAWVSWTGWTVVQKYLP, encoded by the coding sequence ATGCACCTACCTTCTTTTCTCTGGCTATGGAAAATCGCCGCTTGGTCGATGGGCTTATCGCTGTTAGCGTATATCATGTTAGCTGTCACCGGGATAATGATGTGGCAAGCGAGAAATTCCCAGTCTATGCCTAGTTTTCCTGGGTTTCCTGCGAGTCGTGGAGGAGTGCGATCGCTGCACTATACAATGGGCATTAGTATGGTGAGCTTAGTGTTATTGTTATTGGCGATCGGCATTATCGGCACATTAGGTCACTTTGGTTCATTAGGACATTCATCACACCTAATTGCGGGGCTAATAGTAGTATTTTTAGTTTTAATATCTGCCGTCAGCGCCACGCAAATTAACCCCAGCAGACCTTGGGTAAGAACTTTACACATCACTGTCAATATTATTCTCTGCGCCGCCTTTGCTTGGGTATCCTGGACTGGCTGGACTGTTGTACAAAAGTATTTACCCTAA
- a CDS encoding Rpn family recombination-promoting nuclease/putative transposase has protein sequence MKTDSIFYRLFQEFPSIFFELIGNPPEIANSYQFASVEIKQTAFRIDGVFLPTEDKKSPIYFVEVQFQSDVEIYSRLVSEIYLYLRQNKCPNPWRGVVIYPSRDIDTADRENSLEFFQSQRLRIIYLDELGETTSLPIGIATIKLIVETEDIAISSARELINRTQQAVNLQLPQKQLLELIETILVYKFPTMSQKEIEAMFGLSELKQTRVYQEAREEGKLEGRLEGKLEAVPKFLALGLTVEQIAQALDLDITQVQQVVQQISPNQ, from the coding sequence GTGAAAACAGACAGTATATTTTATCGCCTCTTTCAAGAATTTCCTAGTATCTTCTTTGAACTAATAGGCAACCCTCCCGAAATTGCCAATTCATATCAATTTGCTTCCGTAGAAATCAAACAAACAGCATTTAGAATTGACGGCGTATTTCTTCCCACCGAAGATAAAAAAAGTCCAATTTATTTTGTAGAAGTCCAATTTCAATCAGATGTAGAGATTTACTCCCGCCTAGTGTCAGAAATCTACTTATACTTACGCCAAAACAAATGTCCAAATCCTTGGCGGGGAGTAGTGATTTATCCGAGTAGAGATATAGATACAGCAGACAGAGAAAATTCCTTAGAATTCTTCCAGAGTCAACGTCTCAGGATAATTTACCTAGATGAACTAGGGGAAACGACATCATTACCCATAGGCATTGCTACGATAAAATTAATCGTTGAAACGGAAGATATAGCCATTAGTAGCGCCAGGGAATTAATTAACCGCACCCAGCAAGCCGTTAATTTACAACTACCACAAAAACAATTACTAGAATTAATAGAGACAATTTTAGTTTATAAATTTCCGACAATGAGTCAAAAGGAGATAGAAGCAATGTTTGGTTTAAGTGAGTTGAAACAAACGCGGGTTTATCAGGAAGCTAGAGAAGAAGGCAAACTAGAAGGCAGACTAGAAGGTAAACTAGAAGCTGTACCTAAGTTTTTGGCATTGGGTTTGACTGTGGAACAAATAGCACAGGCGTTAGACTTAGATATTACACAAGTCCAACAAGTAGTACAGCAAATATCCCCCAATCAATAG
- a CDS encoding photosystem II high light acclimation radical SAM protein, which translates to MIENRILYVRLPCNPIFPIGVVYLCDHVHKLFSNIEQRIFDLGTVPPLDYAAALDRCIDEFKPTLLVFSWRDIQIYAPVGGRGGNPLQNAFEFYYAKNPLIKLRGALGGLRIFIAYYVELWRNLGLIKRGLKRAQKYHTDARAVVGGGAVSVFYEQLGKSLPSGTIISVGEGETLLEKFLSGREISDERCYVVGEGQPRQRLIHEQPTPLQKTACNYDYIESVWPEFNYYLQDQDFYIGVQTKRGCPHNCCYCVYTVVEGKQVRINPADEVVAEIRQLYNRGVRNFWFTDAQFIPARKYINDAIELLQAIVDSGMTDIHWAAYIRADNLTPELCDLMAKTGMNYFEIGITSGSQELVRKMRMGYNLRTVLQNCRDLKAAGFNDLVSVNYSFNVIDERPETIRQTIAYHRELERIFGADKVEPAIFFIGLQPHTHLEEYAFKEGILKPGYNPMSLMPWTAKKLLWNPEPLGSFFGEVCLQAWRQNPNDFGREVMKILEARLGCAELETALSAPIEPKEKQLAGIS; encoded by the coding sequence ATGATCGAAAATCGTATTCTCTACGTTCGCCTTCCTTGTAACCCCATTTTTCCCATTGGGGTGGTTTATCTTTGTGATCATGTCCACAAGCTATTCTCGAACATCGAACAGCGCATTTTCGATTTGGGGACAGTTCCCCCTTTAGACTATGCTGCGGCGTTAGATCGCTGTATCGATGAGTTTAAACCGACACTGTTAGTATTTTCTTGGCGGGATATTCAAATTTATGCCCCCGTGGGTGGACGTGGTGGCAACCCGTTGCAAAACGCTTTTGAATTTTATTACGCGAAAAATCCCCTGATTAAATTACGTGGGGCTTTGGGTGGTTTACGCATCTTCATTGCCTACTATGTAGAGTTGTGGCGTAATTTGGGATTAATCAAACGCGGTTTAAAACGCGCCCAAAAATACCATACTGATGCGCGTGCAGTGGTTGGCGGCGGTGCAGTCAGCGTATTTTATGAACAGTTGGGTAAAAGCTTACCTTCCGGCACAATTATTTCTGTGGGCGAAGGAGAAACCTTACTGGAGAAATTCTTGAGTGGGCGAGAAATTAGTGATGAACGTTGTTATGTAGTTGGGGAAGGTCAACCACGCCAGCGCCTAATTCACGAACAACCCACCCCATTACAAAAAACCGCTTGTAACTACGACTACATTGAAAGCGTCTGGCCAGAGTTTAACTATTATCTGCAAGACCAAGACTTTTATATTGGTGTGCAAACCAAGCGCGGTTGTCCGCATAACTGCTGCTATTGTGTTTATACCGTGGTGGAAGGTAAACAAGTACGTATCAATCCTGCTGATGAAGTTGTGGCAGAAATCCGACAACTATATAATCGCGGTGTGCGGAACTTTTGGTTTACCGATGCCCAATTTATCCCAGCGCGGAAATATATCAATGATGCCATTGAATTATTACAGGCGATCGTGGATTCTGGGATGACAGATATTCATTGGGCAGCATACATTAGAGCCGATAATTTAACGCCGGAATTGTGCGACTTAATGGCCAAAACCGGGATGAACTATTTTGAAATTGGCATTACCAGTGGTTCTCAAGAACTGGTACGCAAAATGCGGATGGGTTACAACCTGCGGACTGTCTTACAAAACTGTCGTGATTTAAAAGCAGCTGGGTTTAACGATTTAGTTTCTGTCAATTATTCCTTTAATGTGATTGACGAACGTCCCGAAACTATCCGCCAAACCATCGCCTACCACCGCGAACTAGAACGTATCTTTGGCGCAGATAAAGTCGAACCCGCGATTTTCTTTATTGGACTGCAACCCCACACCCATTTAGAAGAATACGCCTTTAAAGAAGGCATCCTCAAACCAGGGTACAATCCTATGAGCTTGATGCCGTGGACAGCGAAAAAACTGCTGTGGAACCCGGAACCCCTCGGTTCTTTCTTTGGCGAAGTCTGCTTACAAGCTTGGCGACAAAATCCCAATGACTTCGGAAGGGAAGTGATGAAGATTTTAGAAGCAAGGCTAGGTTGTGCTGAATTAGAAACAGCACTTTCCGCACCAATTGAGCCGAAAGAAAAACAATTAGCAGGCATATCATAG
- a CDS encoding DUF1830 domain-containing protein: protein MAQILDSLPPEQSGKILCCYINATSKIQVARISNIANWYFERVVFPGQRLVFEAPIEAHMEIHTGMMASAILSDTIPCDRLALQEPSSSDFNTESSTLDPISKKPIVQSINTKSGDTTKPLTIAG, encoded by the coding sequence ATGGCTCAAATACTAGATTCTCTACCACCTGAGCAATCGGGAAAAATTCTCTGCTGCTACATTAATGCTACGAGCAAAATCCAGGTGGCTCGCATCTCTAATATCGCTAACTGGTACTTTGAAAGGGTTGTGTTTCCTGGGCAGCGCCTCGTGTTTGAAGCCCCGATAGAAGCTCACATGGAGATTCATACGGGGATGATGGCAAGTGCCATTTTATCGGATACCATTCCGTGCGATCGCCTTGCACTTCAAGAACCAAGCAGTAGTGATTTTAATACCGAATCATCTACCCTCGACCCTATAAGTAAAAAACCCATAGTTCAGTCAATTAATACCAAAAGCGGAGATACAACAAAACCTTTAACAATCGCTGGTTAA
- a CDS encoding pentapeptide repeat-containing protein, translating to MNIEAIKSGTLKQLPGVNLEDEELDQLDLSRINFAGATLVGTNFRGSKLEGGHLEGANLMGANLQETDLRANLMGANLMQADLTSADLRGSNLRGANLMGATLSDVSLAGAFLSGANLMNVNLQGVDLRSADLRGANLSGANLKGADLSRADLQGTLLSEANLEEADLRGANLAGANLTGANLLCAELEGANLSGIKLDKACLVGTIAEYGL from the coding sequence ATGAATATAGAAGCCATTAAATCAGGAACCCTCAAACAACTGCCAGGGGTAAATTTAGAAGATGAAGAGCTTGATCAACTTGATTTAAGCCGGATTAATTTTGCAGGCGCTACCCTGGTTGGTACTAATTTTCGGGGTTCCAAGCTGGAAGGTGGACATTTAGAAGGAGCCAATTTAATGGGAGCGAACCTGCAAGAAACTGACTTGCGGGCGAACTTGATGGGCGCAAACTTGATGCAAGCCGACTTAACCAGTGCTGACTTGCGTGGTAGCAATTTACGCGGCGCGAACTTGATGGGCGCAACCTTGAGTGATGTATCATTAGCGGGTGCTTTTTTGAGTGGCGCGAATCTAATGAATGTCAACCTACAAGGCGTTGACTTACGCAGTGCTGACTTGCGTGGTGCTAACTTGAGTGGCGCAAATCTCAAAGGCGCAGACTTAAGCCGTGCTGACTTGCAAGGAACATTGTTAAGTGAGGCAAATTTGGAAGAAGCTGATTTGCGGGGGGCAAATTTAGCGGGGGCAAATCTTACAGGTGCTAACTTGTTATGTGCAGAGTTAGAGGGGGCAAATTTAAGCGGAATTAAGTTAGATAAAGCTTGTTTGGTGGGGACAATTGCTGAATATGGGTTGTAA
- a CDS encoding Uma2 family endonuclease yields MLEYSLPRYLPSAEELPDSDETPVDNELQELITGLLKAILLILWAERMDWFFGIDMGIYYHPDKPPIVSDGFLSLGVERFYDEELRPSYALWEEKVVPSLVLEVVSQTYRKEYTTKLDEYANLGVLYYVIYSSRRRRKPHLEVHKLVKGKYELQSGNPVWLPEIGLGIGCDRGNYSGVTREWLYWYDQSGKRYPTPYEKIQQTEQRAQQMADRLRSLGIDPDNLD; encoded by the coding sequence ATGTTAGAGTACAGTCTGCCGAGGTACTTGCCAAGCGCCGAAGAACTACCCGACTCTGATGAAACGCCTGTGGATAATGAACTGCAAGAATTAATAACAGGCTTGCTGAAAGCAATATTGCTGATACTTTGGGCGGAACGCATGGACTGGTTCTTTGGTATAGATATGGGTATTTATTATCACCCCGATAAACCACCGATTGTATCAGATGGATTTTTAAGCTTAGGGGTAGAACGTTTCTACGATGAGGAGTTGCGTCCTAGTTATGCGTTGTGGGAAGAAAAAGTTGTACCGAGTTTAGTGCTAGAGGTGGTATCTCAAACTTACCGGAAAGAATATACAACTAAATTAGATGAATATGCAAATTTAGGCGTACTTTATTACGTAATTTATTCTTCTCGCCGTCGCCGCAAACCGCATTTAGAAGTGCATAAATTAGTGAAGGGCAAGTATGAATTGCAATCAGGAAATCCGGTTTGGCTACCAGAAATTGGCTTAGGAATAGGATGCGATCGCGGGAATTATTCTGGTGTCACTAGAGAATGGCTTTATTGGTATGATCAGTCAGGAAAACGCTATCCTACACCGTACGAGAAGATTCAACAAACTGAACAACGCGCTCAACAGATGGCAGACAGGTTGCGATCGCTTGGCATAGATCCAGATAATCTTGATTAA